Proteins encoded by one window of Scatophagus argus isolate fScaArg1 chromosome 8, fScaArg1.pri, whole genome shotgun sequence:
- the dhx35 gene encoding probable ATP-dependent RNA helicase DHX35 → MAAPLSTMKFWKPGSEAPGVSEERELNTETTGSPIIFNPHTALSIEKQRQKLPVFKHRNNILYLVESYQTVIIVGETGCGKTTQIPQYLLEAGWAADGKVIGVTQPRRVAATSVANRVAEERGALLGHEVGYTIRFDDCSDPHATRIKFLTDGMLVREMMADPLLKKYSVLMLDEAHERTLYTDIAIGLLKKIQKKRRDLRLIVASATLDAKKFHDFFNLNESGDPNKDTCGILTVEGRTYPVDVFYTVSPVPDYVKATVETVLKIHETEDDGDVLAFLTGQEEVEKVVSLLQDQARTLSRYGMKKHLRILPMYSGLPYAEQLKVFERTPSSVRKIVVATNIAETSITINGIVFVIDCAFVKLRAYNPRTAIESLVVTPISKAAASQRAGRAGRNRPGKCFRLYTEEDFEKLPASTVPEMQRTNLAPVILQLKALGIDNVLRFSFLSPPPAQTMVQALELLYALGGLDHYGRLTDPMGVRMAEFPLSPMFAKMLLESGNFGCSKEIVTIAAMMQIQNIFVMPTNQKKAAAREHRKFAVAEGDHLTMLNVYEAFIKHQKSSQWCQEHFLNYKGLLRAVTVREQLRRLMNKFKVPRTSSEGDPDVILKCIVAGFFANAARIHHSGSYRTLRDDRELHIHPNSVLFGEKPPKWVVFNEVVQTSKYYMRDVTAVESSWLVELAPHFYKQAKHGSLASKRSRVL, encoded by the exons ATGGCGGCTCCCCTCTCCACGATGAAATTTTGGAAGCCGG GGTCTGAGGCACCGGGGGTCTCAGAGGAGCGGGAGCTCAACACAGAAACCACCGGATCCCCCATCATCTTCAACCCGCACACCGCCCTCTCTATAGAGAAACAACGACAGAAACTCCCCGTTTTTAAG cacagaaacaacatctTATACCTGGTGGAGAGCTACCAGACCGTCATCATAGTTGGTGAGACGGGATGTGGGAAGACAACACAGATACCTCAG TACCTGCTGGAGGCCGGCTGGGCGGCGGATGGGAAGGTGATTGGAGTGACGCAGCCTCGGCGTGTGGCTGCTACCTCT GTAGCTAACCGCGTAGCGGAGGAGCGGGGGGCCCTCCTGGGACACGAAGTGGGTTACACAATCCGATTCGATGACTGCTCTGATCCCCACGCCACAAGGATCAAG TTCCTCACAGATGGAATGCTGGTGCGGGAGATGATGGCTGATCCTCTATTGAAAAAATATAG CGTGTTGATGCTTGATGAAGCACATGAGAGAACCCTGTATACAGACATAGCCATTGGTCTACTAAAGAAG ATTCAGAAAAAGCGGCGAGACCTGCGGCTGATTGTGGCCTCTGCTACTCTTGATGCCAAG AAATTCCATGACTTCTTCAACCTGAACGAGTCTGGGGATCCCAACAAGGACACGTGTGGAATTCTGACAGTGGAGGGACGGACCTATCCGGTGGACGTCTTCTACACTGTCAG TCCTGTCCCAGACTATGTGAAGGCCACAGTGGAGACAGTGCTAAAGATCCATGAGACGGAGGATGATGGAGATGTCCTGGCTTTTCTTACTGGGCAG GAAGAGGTGGAGAAAGTGGTGTCCCTTCTGCAGGACCAGGCCAGGACTCTGTCACGCTATGGCATGAAGAAACACCTGAGAATTTTGCCCATGTACTCTGGTCTACCTTACGCTGAGCAGCTGAAGGTCTTTGAGAGGACGCCCTCTTCTGTACGAAAG ATTGTGGTGGCCACTAACATAGCCGAGACTTCCATCACCATAAATGGAATTGTGTTTGTCATCGACTGTGCATTTGTGAAGCTGCGGGCCTATAATCCTCGCACTGCCATTGAATCACTGGTGGTTACTCCCATCTCCAAGGCTGCAGCCAGCCAGAGGGCTGGGAGAGCCGGACGAAACCGACCTGGGAAATGCTTTAGGCTATACACAG AGGAGGACTTTGAGAAACTGCCTGCCTCCACTGTGCCAGAGATGCAGCGCACCAATTTGGCCCCCGTCATCCTGCAGCTCAAAGCATTAGGCATTGACAATGTGCTGCGGTTCAGCTTCCTTTCT cctcctccagctcagaCCATGGTTCAGGCTCTCGAGCTGCTCTACGCTTTGGGAG GTCTGGACCATTACGGCCGTTTGACTGATCCCATGGGAGTGCGGATGGCAGAGTTTCCTCTCAGCCCCATGTTTGCCAAGATGCTCCTAGAGTCAGGAAACTTTGGCTGCTCCAAAGAGATTGTCACCATTGCAGCAATGATGCAGATTCAGAATATATTTGTCATGCCAACCAATCAGAAGAAAGCTGCT GCCAGAGAGCATAGGAAATTTGCAGTGGCTGAGGGAGACCACCTCACCATGCTTAACGTATATGAAGCGTTCATTAAG CACCAGAAGAGCTCCCAGTGGTGTCAGGAACACTTCCTCAATTATAAAGGTCTGCTGCGGGCTGTGACTGTACGCGAGCAGCTCCGGCGTCTCATGAACAAGTTCAAGGTGCCACGGACTTCCAGCGAAG GTGACCCTGATGTGATCTTGAAGTGTATAGTAGCAGGGTTTTTTGCCAATGCAGCCCGCATTCACCATTCTGGCTCCTACAG GACTTTACGAGACGATCGTGAGCTTCACATCCATCCCAACTCGGTGCTTTTTGGAGAGAAACCTCCAAAATG GGTTGTTTTCAATGAAGTGGTGCAGACGTCAAAATACTACATGCGTGATGTGACTGCTGTCGAGTCATCCTGGTTGGTTGAGTTGGCCCCTCACTTTTACAAGCAGGCCAAG catGGCTCACTGGCCAGCAAGAGGTCCAGGGTCCTCTAA
- the rab5if gene encoding uncharacterized protein RAB5IF, translated as MTSNTKRKEESHLLNGGVKQSTWSKAFNSNAVWEEKDEFLDVIYWLRQIIAVILGVIWGVAPLKGFLGIAIFCIINAGVLYVYFSSFQQIDEEEYGGTWELTKEGFMTSFALFLVVWIIFYTALHFD; from the exons ATGACGAGCAATACAAAGCGGAAAGAAGAAAGTCATCTGCTGAATGGGGGTGTAAAACAGTCCACATGGAGCAAAGCCTTCAACAGTAATGCTGTTTGGGAAGAGAAG gaCGAGTTTTTAGATGTGATTTATTGGCTTCGGCAAATTATTGCAGTAATCCTTGGTGTGATATGGGGTGTTGCACCGTTGAAAGGATTTCTGGGCATAGCCAT ATTCTGCATCATCAATGCAGGCGTCCTGTACGTATACTTTAGCAGCTTTCAGCAGATTGATGAGGAAGAGTATGGTGGCACGTGGGAACTCACCAAAGAAGGCTTCATGACAtcttttgctctgtttctg GTGGTGTGGATAATCTTTTACACAGCTCTACATTTTGACTGA